In Deferribacter desulfuricans SSM1, the following are encoded in one genomic region:
- the glyQ gene encoding glycine--tRNA ligase subunit alpha, whose product MYFQDVILKLQQFWADHGCIIYQPYDIEVGAGTFNPATFLRCLGPEPWNVAYVEPSRRPTDGRYGENPNRLQHYYQFQVILKPSPDNIQELYLDSLKYLGIDPLEHDIRFVEDDWESPTLGAWGLGWEVWLDGMEITQFTYFQQAGGIDLSPVSGEITYGLERIAMYLQKVDSVFDLKWNKDVTYGDVYHRNEVEFSKYNFEEADTEMLFTLFNMYEKECVRLVEKGLSLPAYDYCLKCSHTFNLLDARNAISVTERTGYIARVRHLAKLCAENYLKTREELGFPLLKKA is encoded by the coding sequence ATGTACTTTCAGGATGTAATTTTAAAACTGCAGCAATTTTGGGCTGATCATGGATGTATAATTTATCAACCTTATGATATAGAAGTTGGTGCTGGAACTTTTAACCCTGCAACCTTTTTAAGGTGCCTTGGACCTGAGCCATGGAATGTGGCTTATGTGGAACCAAGTAGACGACCTACTGATGGTAGATATGGTGAAAATCCAAACAGATTACAACATTACTATCAGTTTCAAGTTATATTAAAACCATCTCCTGATAATATTCAAGAGTTGTATTTAGATAGTTTGAAATATTTAGGGATTGATCCTTTAGAACATGATATAAGATTTGTAGAAGATGACTGGGAGTCTCCTACTCTTGGTGCATGGGGGCTAGGTTGGGAAGTTTGGCTAGATGGTATGGAGATTACACAGTTTACATATTTTCAGCAAGCAGGGGGAATAGATTTATCACCTGTTTCTGGAGAGATTACTTATGGTTTAGAGAGAATAGCAATGTACCTGCAAAAGGTTGATTCTGTTTTCGACTTAAAATGGAACAAAGATGTTACATATGGTGATGTTTATCATAGAAATGAAGTAGAGTTTTCAAAATATAATTTTGAAGAAGCTGATACGGAAATGCTTTTTACTCTGTTTAATATGTATGAAAAAGAGTGTGTTAGATTAGTAGAAAAAGGGTTATCTTTACCAGCTTATGATTACTGCTTGAAATGTAGCCATACATTTAATCTTTTAGATGCAAGAAATGCAATATCTGTTACTGAGAGAACAGGTTATATTGCAAGAGTAAGACATCTTGCTAAGCTTTGTGCAGAAAACTATTTAAAAACAAGGGAAGAGCTTGGATTCCCGCTACTAAAAAAAGCGTAG
- a CDS encoding methyl-accepting chemotaxis protein has product MKSTNSKRNFWKDMNVSTKIFIFLVIILVLGYAISGYFIIKSTKKHVSKEIAKELTAEVETLKSFLDSTDKTTEEIREQIEEDALYDLTERAQNLKSTLTKLYSTYTSVGMTPTVIKFQLSTEILQTKIGESGYAYALDSNGTLVVHPTKQGKNLKGVKHIDQMLEEKNGVIVYERTTDENHPKVYAAFRYLPQLDWIIVLTIPEKELMKVADRVQNEILNDIKMTIKKLKIGETGYYYVMNSKGVLVVHPSKKFEGKNVYKYDFAKEMTKKKNGVVRYKWQGKYKIVAYTYYPKRDWIIAGGSYEDEFLGHAVKATIKTFVLTSVITFIILLVVLRLVFQINVLKPVEELEKLFEKIARGDLTQTLKVDRRNEIGRIIENVNKMVIQMNNALCEVTHSTKTVASSAEALSASSNQMTAGAESQAERVSSVEVAVQEMTATITEISRNLEEINSEINTIRNSAETGREVIDETVEGIGNLSNNVINSADKIKELGKASEQIGEILQVISDIADQTNLLALNAAIEAARAGEHGRGFAVVADEVRKLAERTAKATGEIDEMIRSIQSEVQSSVVQMDKGAKLAEEGSMLVGNLKMSLEEIINGVLDVADKINAVASAVDQQSATSQEISSNMAEIATISQENASIAQENHNQAEMLKELAVKLQQIVDAFKLLECNK; this is encoded by the coding sequence ATGAAAAGTACAAATTCAAAAAGAAATTTTTGGAAAGATATGAATGTGTCAACAAAAATTTTCATCTTTTTGGTTATTATTCTTGTATTAGGCTATGCAATATCTGGTTATTTTATAATTAAGTCTACTAAGAAACATGTGTCAAAAGAGATTGCTAAGGAATTAACAGCAGAGGTGGAAACATTAAAATCTTTTTTAGACTCTACTGATAAAACAACTGAAGAGATTAGAGAACAAATAGAAGAAGACGCCTTGTATGATTTAACTGAGAGAGCCCAGAATCTAAAAAGTACTCTTACGAAACTTTATTCAACTTATACATCTGTTGGGATGACACCAACTGTTATTAAGTTTCAACTGAGTACGGAAATTTTACAAACAAAGATTGGGGAGAGTGGTTATGCATATGCTCTTGATTCAAACGGGACTCTTGTAGTGCACCCTACCAAACAGGGCAAAAATTTAAAAGGTGTAAAGCATATAGACCAGATGTTAGAAGAGAAAAATGGTGTGATTGTATATGAAAGAACTACAGATGAGAATCATCCTAAAGTTTATGCAGCTTTTAGGTATCTTCCACAACTAGACTGGATTATTGTATTAACTATACCTGAAAAAGAGTTGATGAAAGTTGCTGATAGGGTGCAGAATGAGATTTTAAACGATATAAAAATGACAATTAAAAAGCTAAAAATAGGTGAAACTGGTTATTATTATGTGATGAATTCTAAAGGTGTACTTGTTGTTCACCCATCAAAGAAATTTGAGGGGAAGAATGTTTATAAATACGATTTTGCAAAAGAGATGACCAAAAAGAAAAATGGTGTTGTCAGGTATAAATGGCAGGGTAAATATAAGATTGTTGCATATACATATTATCCTAAGAGGGATTGGATAATTGCTGGTGGTAGCTATGAAGATGAGTTCCTTGGACATGCAGTTAAAGCTACTATTAAAACTTTTGTTTTAACCAGTGTTATCACTTTTATTATTTTATTAGTTGTTCTACGTTTAGTTTTTCAAATAAATGTTTTGAAGCCTGTTGAAGAGTTAGAAAAGCTTTTTGAAAAAATTGCTCGAGGTGATCTTACCCAAACACTCAAAGTGGATAGAAGAAATGAAATTGGTAGGATTATTGAGAATGTAAATAAAATGGTAATTCAGATGAATAATGCCTTGTGTGAAGTTACCCATTCAACAAAAACTGTGGCAAGCTCTGCAGAAGCGTTGTCTGCATCAAGTAACCAGATGACAGCAGGTGCAGAATCTCAGGCTGAAAGGGTCTCATCTGTTGAGGTTGCAGTGCAGGAGATGACTGCGACGATAACTGAGATAAGTAGAAATTTAGAAGAGATAAATAGTGAGATAAATACCATTAGAAATTCTGCAGAAACTGGTAGAGAAGTTATAGATGAAACTGTTGAGGGGATTGGTAATCTTTCTAACAATGTTATTAATTCTGCAGATAAGATAAAAGAGCTTGGTAAAGCATCTGAACAGATAGGAGAGATTTTGCAGGTAATCTCTGATATTGCAGATCAAACAAACTTATTGGCTTTAAATGCTGCAATTGAGGCTGCAAGAGCAGGTGAACATGGTAGAGGTTTTGCTGTTGTTGCAGATGAGGTAAGAAAACTTGCTGAGAGAACAGCCAAAGCAACTGGTGAAATTGATGAAATGATAAGATCAATACAAAGTGAAGTTCAATCTTCTGTTGTTCAAATGGATAAAGGAGCAAAACTTGCCGAAGAAGGGTCAATGCTTGTAGGTAATTTGAAAATGAGCTTAGAAGAGATTATAAATGGAGTTTTGGATGTTGCAGACAAGATAAATGCTGTTGCTTCAGCTGTTGATCAGCAGTCAGCTACAAGCCAGGAAATTTCAAGTAACATGGCTGAAATTGCAACAATTTCGCAAGAGAATGCATCCATTGCTCAAGAAAATCATAATCAGGCTGAGATGCTTAAAGAATTAGCTGTTAAACTACAGCAGATTGTTGATGCATTTAAGCTACTTGAATGTAATAAATAA
- a CDS encoding fatty acid--CoA ligase, with amino-acid sequence MNFKNLGDMLIQNAKKLKSKKYIFFEDKKYTYAEVNKITNKVAHALTNLGLKKGDRVAILLDNSPEFLFSFFGITKCGAVAVPINNFLKQEEIGYILNDCQVKYLITSENYQDFFPYLKENVSSLNATLTYNFLSPHSVNFSELINNEPDNDPPCDFEMDDLAVLIYTSGTTGHPKGAMLTHKNLLSNCDACNKAFKVKKSDRFLLFLPMFHSYAFTTCVLLPTFLGCSIIILRSVMELRSKKFKNVLLFKRPTFFLGVPQVYSALSKAKLPKWFIKFLYPVRIHVSGGAPLPEEILNVFKEKFKRPIIEGYGLSEASPVVAVNRLEWQKPYSVGLPLPDVEVKIVNDDEEELPVGEIGELIVKGPNVMKGYWNLPEATEQAIRNGWLFTGDMAKIDEDGFIYIVDRKKDLIIVKGINVYPREIEELLYQYPGVEAAAVIGVPDEASGEVPVAYVMPKENESLNEKDIKNYLKSHLANFKVPKKIHIVDELPMTATGKVLKRKLKEQVLQSTE; translated from the coding sequence ATGAATTTTAAAAACTTAGGTGATATGCTGATACAAAACGCAAAAAAATTAAAATCAAAAAAATATATTTTCTTTGAAGATAAAAAATATACCTATGCAGAAGTCAATAAAATTACAAATAAAGTTGCACATGCTCTGACAAATTTAGGGCTTAAAAAAGGGGATAGAGTTGCAATACTTCTTGATAATTCGCCTGAATTTCTCTTTTCATTTTTTGGAATAACAAAATGTGGAGCAGTAGCAGTTCCAATAAACAACTTTTTGAAACAGGAAGAAATTGGATATATTCTAAACGATTGTCAGGTAAAATACCTTATTACCTCAGAAAATTATCAAGATTTTTTCCCATATTTAAAAGAAAATGTTTCATCGTTAAATGCAACTTTGACATATAACTTTTTATCTCCACATTCCGTTAATTTTAGCGAACTGATAAATAATGAGCCTGATAACGACCCACCTTGCGATTTTGAGATGGATGATTTAGCTGTTTTGATATATACGTCCGGCACTACAGGTCATCCAAAAGGGGCGATGCTTACACATAAAAATTTGCTTTCAAACTGTGATGCATGTAATAAGGCGTTTAAAGTAAAAAAATCTGACCGATTTTTACTTTTCTTACCCATGTTCCATTCTTACGCATTCACAACTTGTGTTTTATTACCAACGTTCTTAGGTTGCTCAATAATAATTTTACGCTCCGTCATGGAGTTAAGAAGCAAAAAATTTAAAAATGTTCTTTTATTTAAAAGGCCTACATTCTTTTTGGGTGTGCCACAGGTTTATTCGGCACTTTCAAAAGCTAAACTACCTAAATGGTTTATAAAGTTTTTATATCCAGTAAGAATTCATGTCAGTGGTGGAGCTCCATTACCAGAAGAGATTTTAAATGTATTCAAAGAAAAATTTAAAAGACCAATCATAGAAGGCTATGGCTTATCCGAAGCCTCACCTGTAGTTGCTGTAAATAGACTAGAATGGCAAAAACCATATTCTGTTGGTTTACCTCTTCCTGATGTCGAAGTAAAAATTGTTAATGATGATGAAGAGGAATTGCCAGTTGGAGAAATAGGTGAGTTGATAGTAAAAGGTCCGAATGTTATGAAAGGGTATTGGAATCTGCCAGAAGCTACTGAACAGGCAATTAGAAATGGATGGCTTTTTACTGGTGACATGGCAAAAATTGATGAAGATGGTTTTATCTACATCGTAGATAGGAAAAAAGATCTTATAATTGTAAAAGGGATAAATGTTTATCCAAGAGAAATAGAGGAGCTGCTCTATCAATATCCTGGAGTTGAAGCGGCTGCTGTCATAGGGGTTCCTGATGAGGCAAGTGGCGAAGTGCCCGTTGCTTATGTAATGCCTAAAGAGAATGAATCTTTAAATGAAAAAGATATAAAAAATTATCTAAAATCTCATCTGGCTAATTTCAAAGTTCCAAAGAAAATACATATTGTTGACGAATTACCAATGACTGCAACAGGCAAAGTTTTAAAAAGAAAACTTAAAGAGCAAGTTTTACAATCAACAGAATAA